Proteins found in one Arachis stenosperma cultivar V10309 chromosome 8, arast.V10309.gnm1.PFL2, whole genome shotgun sequence genomic segment:
- the LOC130945299 gene encoding protein TIC 62, chloroplastic-like: MFGSTKIEGIPEKTDSKDYNLVFVASATGRVGSRAVRELIKLRFKVRARVRSAERAGLLIQSVEQMKLDDGTSGGSQENADLLNNKRINLTLSTEGTLFGGQVSNLQVAELMTVMAKNPDLAYCKIVEVVAETIAPLNPTEELLAKISSQRPYISSPKKPDAVSVSDPAPSEPAIAIATEKETAQPKPVAKQSLSSYIV; the protein is encoded by the exons ATGTTTG GTTCAACAAAAATTGAGGGGATTCCTGAGAAAACAGATTCCAAGGATTATAACTTAGTATTTGTTGCTAGTGCTACTGGTAGAGTTGGTTCAAGAGCTGTTAG AGAGCTTATAAAACTTAGATTTAAAGTAAGAGCTAGAGTGAGGAGTGCTGAGAGAGCTGGTCTACTAATC CAAAGTGTTGAGCAAATGAAGCTTGATGATGGAACAAGTGGAGGGAGTCAAG AAAATGCTGATCTATTGAATAACAAGAGAAT AAACCTAACACTGTCAACAGAAGGCACTTTATTTGGGGGTCAAGTATCAAACCTTCAG GTGGCAGAACTTATGACAGTCATGGCCAAGAACCCTGATCTTGCATATTGTAAAATAGTGGAGGTAGTAGCAGAGACAATTGCACCTCTGAATCCCACGGAGGAGCTTCTTGCAAAGATATCATCTCAAAGACCTTACATTTCTTCACCAAAG AAACCGGATGCTGTATCCGTCAGTGATCCAGCTCCCTCGGAACCTGCCATTGCCATAGCCACTGAGAAGGAAACTGCACAACCAAAACCGGTTGCAAAACAGTCACTTTCGTCTTATATTGTGTAA